TCTTCAATCTCCCCTATGTGTTACAATACAATGTCAGAATTATACAAAGTTCTTGTGTTCTTTTTGGTTTAAGTTTTTCTATGTCCTCTTTTGTGGAAACTTATTTAGAGAATCTTTAATTATGGGGAATCTTGTGTAGAtaatttcttcatatttttaatagtcAATTTGTATAACTTgtatatgaaaaatgaaatttagatAAAATGTAACGCTTATATTATTCACAAGACAATTTCTTTTAGctaagataaatatatttagctTAATCATGATCAAATTTAAACTTTgtttatactaataaaatatctaaaattaaagttaattttttaatctaacaataatatattatttcaagATTTAattgtcttttaattttttatattgtaattgtAAGATTTTAGTGTTACATATTTTAATGTATtgtgttttttatatatttttttaaaattccacaCTCGTGATATAtcttggtttaaaagaaaaaaaaaattaacactaaAAATGAAACGTGAAATTAAGTCTGaatatatttctcatttttcaaGTTTAAATCAAGTTATCCTAACATAGGTCACTATCCTGTCTTTCTTTATCTACCAATATACCTTTGAAAAACAGgatcttaatttatttgttaattaatttgaagGGAAAATATCTAACAATTTGCCTACTTATAATcaaataatgagaaaataataccgacaatattacaataaattGTTAGAATGCAATATTATAGTACTTTCAGTAATAATAGCGTAATATTGacaatgtatttataataatcttCTTCTGTATTAACTCtaacagaaaaaatatattattttctgaaGAGGAAAGAAAGTGCATTTTTTACTCTGGAAAGTGTATGATGCTAGagtttgaatatgaaattaacataattatataaaaagaactTTGTAATATCTAAATGTAGACtgaagttatatttttatataaaaatatatatatcaacagATATATCAGTTTGATTATTCTTTCCATGATCGAGATATGAACCAGACCAAGGTTGAAAATTCGAACATCTacttaatgtaacatcccgactatataataatcaatattatataatatagacGTCAACATctaaataaagagaacagtcagagtataacgtgtaattaaatgtgaaattacagtcatcccgAAATGAAAGAAACGGAATTTAAGCTTAAACAGTTTAAAGGATggaacactacaagtgttcaaatGGGAAAATTCCTACGAAAACTACACCGCAACCTCAGCATcttccagctcttgctccaaaggaatctcctcgacaacatctgctcccatccaagtggatgatcatcgccaaagaaacatatccaaacagcacacaacacaaacaatgcaatggtgagctagatataaagaagcatgttatacatatatcaCAGTTAATTCATGTTATCATACATAGATTCATATAAAGAACAATTTAGGCATGCTCATTTAAACCCCAACTCACAcactcacacgactcatccggatttgtataactgtcgcactattggtcgtctttgcacttgcatagttcagctggcccttcccaacactagcaaggtaaatcccccaaactgtctatgtctaaattcaaagattatagacgaggacctccctctactctcaccacttacattgtccttctctacttgagtatgaacaatgctttgagtgtagggatagacataccatttCAAAGCGTCCTACAGTTGTAcataacaacaacaaccacaCTCCACACATCACATTCATCCATCTCACCCTGAGATGTCCAACtcatactcaaattcatcatttaaatTTGCAGTCATATTACCAGAGTACTTTAACAtttctcatgcattcacatacttttcacataaatcacatcacaatgtatatatatatatatattccaaacattttgTACACTCAATTCAACTCAGTACAAGAGCAAACGAAACTGAGAATCGAACACTATTTGCCGAGCATTATTTGACCGAACACGATTAAACCGAACGATATTAATATGAACGCTCGCTACTTCGCAGGGACGCTCGCTAACTGAGAATAAGCAATATCAGGACCGAACGCTCGCTGCTACCTAGGGACGATCGCTACCTGAGAACCAGCAACatgaaaaccgaacgctcgctgCTACCTATGGACGCTCGCTGCCTGAGAACCAgcaacatcaagaccgaacgctcgctacTACCTATGAATGCTCGCTGCCTGAGAACCAgcaacatcaagaccgaacgctcgctacTACCTATGGACGCTCACTACCTGAGAACCAgcaacatcaagaccgaacgctcactaatacCTATGGACGCTCGCTACCTGAGAACTGGCAACATGAAAACCAAACGCTACTAATATGAACGATCGTTATGACACAGAACACTATCAGATTGAATATTGTTTGGACGAATACCAAGAAACCGAACACTAAGATCGAACAGTCTGGACAAACACTACGAGACCGAATACTATGGGGACGAACATGTATAGACTAAATACCACGAGACCGAATACTGTTAGGTAAATACCGTTTGGACGAACGCACATAGATCAATTACTATGAGAGCAAACAGGTAAACACTTTTTGGACGAACGTATATAGATCAAATATTACGAGACCaattactgtttggacgaacgtataTATGGTTCAAATACTACGAGATCGAATAGAtaaacactgtttggacgagcgcatATAGATCTAAAACTACGAGGCCaattactatttggacgaacgtacaATCACTAATTTACTAAGATCGAACGTTCAAAACTGAAACCTAAGAAGACCAATTTTAATCAAGATTGACTGAACGTGCAGGATATAtcggccgaccactaattggtcgagcctTTTGGACGAGCGCGCGTTTCTGCATAATTATGCAGAATCACACCAGATTTCCAGAGACCCATCTTTCACCCTCTTTTTCCCAGATTTTCATCAAAGAACAGAATATCACAGATCTCAAACACAGCTTAATATTCTATAATTTATAGAAacagatctagctccccttacctcttgaagacttcctttgtgaatcTTGAATCTATCTCCCCCTAGACTTGTAGCACCAAGGCCTCTTTGCAACTCCAGCAGCTCTGAACTTCACCTCTCTCATGAATTTGCAGCAAGGATTTCACTCTCCCAGTGCAGAACCCATTACCCCCTTTTATCTCCTACTCGTAAAGCTTGTTGAATGGTGCCAAAAAATGAAAGCAAGGCCCGAACGTGCTGCTCCccattttccaaataaaacaaaatcccACTTCTTTCTATGGGACGGCTGGTGCTTCCCAGCACTGATTGCTCCCCCATctccttttaaaataataaaaattagattCTTACacttaaactataattaatatataatattttacatcggttagtaataaataaaaatatcgaAAATATGACTTAAACATTTCAGATGGCTATCAGTATTGACTTTATGTAAAATAACGAGAAATTAAAAGATTAGAAGCTATAAACATGCTAAATTAGTTACCTTAAAATTGatcttgaaaatattttcaacctTAATTAGTTCTTAGTATAATCATTGAAAAAAGTATGCTTATCCTAAGATAATTATCGTAAAATACAcatcttaatattataaatataaatatgttacaATTTGTAtgcgagaaaaaaaaataataattgaactTTAACAAAGCACTTATTTGCAAGGAGTTAATGGTCTTCTAATAGCCATAtagcttttatttatttatatatatatatatatagtaataataataataatataaaattgtttgtctgaatttttgtttctaaaaacGAATAATTTGTGACGTTAATCCTATAAAGCATGCTCTAGAAAGTGAAGACtaataaattaagatatataGATTGTTAAGCAAAATGTTGAAAAGAGGCTTCATCTGACTTGATTAATTATGTACTTGTGACTTGATTAATTATGTACTTGTAACTTGATTAATTATACACTTGTAAGAAGcgagaaaaatataagaattatgaataataatgtaataaGACTTGAATAACTTTAATGAAAGTTGTATGTTATCATAAAGTGTTGTCTAGCTTAATGGGTGAGAGCTCTTTGAGGTGTTAAATGGTTATATGTTTTAGTCTTGATTAgaacatatattttatgttatttaatgattttattaatatatgtgactattactttttctttattctataATAAATGTGGACATTTTCTTTGAGTACCTTttatgaaaaactatatttgtatttaaatgATGGTTAATTTCATTGAATGCTTAAtattattgattgaatgtttCTGGTGTGGTAGGatgattttggaatttttgGATGATACTTTTAATCATAAATGAATGACTTGATTATTGCGCAATATCATGATAATATCCATTAGATTTTAAGCCATTGAATCCTATAATTGAATTCTATAAGTGAATTCACGTGATTGAATTCATGTAATTAGAATTCACCTGATTGAATTCGGTAGCagaattctttcttttttaaaaaaaataataaagttagggtttttttttttatttagaaagaTTTACTTTTGGAAGGTGGGGTTGCAGGGTATTAAGATAACATTAGGTTATCTTCAGATTGAGTTTGAAACGTGGAATTGTTTTTTTTCCacttagggttttttttttgttctctcaCGTTGGACCCGGCACTAGGGGAGTCAGACCTAGTGAGGGgtcattttcttctttcccGATCTCGTGCAAGTCTCGCGCAAGGAGAACTTTCTCCCTCCTctcctcttctcctttttcgCGAACAGGATCAACGAGAGTATTGAGTTGGAGGCGAGAGGCCAGCAACGTCGACGGTGTGGAGAGGGCGTGTCCAAGCGGTGTCTGTGGTGGCTCACAGCGGCGTCTCTTCGTGGCGGTAGGTGTGACCGCGACAACATCGGGATCGTGGAGGCGGGCTCCTTCAGAGCAAACCGCAATGGTGATCCTGGCGGGTCGAGCGAATCACGTGGTCCTCTTGCAAGCTTAGGGTTTTCGATTTGGGGTTGCAATTAGAGTTTCGTTGGGGATTTTGGGGTTTTTCTGTTCTCATTCTCGATTCTGATCTTGGGGGTTTCGATTCCTGTGTGAAGAACTCGCAATTTTGAATGCATGAAGATGGCGAGGGCAGCGACGCCGTGATTGGAGAAAGCGGCGGCGACATTGAGctttgggtttagggttcctGTTGTTCTCCGATTTTGGGGATTGGGGTTTGTGGAAATTGGGAAATTAGGGATTTCTGGTGTAATTGGATTTTCATTGATTGGAATTGTGGTTTTGATCGTTTTGTTTTTGCGAGTAGAGATTGTGAAGTTTTCGAATTGGGGTTGGTTTTGATTGCGCGTTTTGGGATCTGAGGAGTGGCGCCAATGAAGGTGCTGATGTGGGCTGCCATGGAGTCGCGGTGGCCGGCGTTGGCAACTCTCTTCTGATCGAGGAACCCCTGGATTTTGGTTGGGCTTGGCTTGCGCTGGACTAATTGGGCTTAATGACCGACTGTTAATAATCCATTATTGTGCAGATTTGAAATGTCTAATAATAAGACAGAGAATTAAGTATAATACGCTTATgcttctaaaattaattaaaaaggaaGTTTGGAAAtagaattaataaaattaattaaaaaaggaaattgaaatttaaaatttattagcagtataattagaaataaaagtCTGGTTTGGAAAAGGaaataatataactttattgagattttaaattacttgaaagtcaaattaattaaaattaaattttgggattatgaattaaattacttctAAAAAGAGAAGTAATGATACTTTAATGgttaattaaagtaataataatttattatttttgggaTTGGCAtggaatatatttatttatttatttatttatttgtaatttactGTTAGAGTGAAACCCTGAAGGGTTTGGTTTGAGTACATTGGACTTTGAACAAGACTTAGATAACGATGTATGACTAGTGTTAGGTGGAGAGTAAGAATGATTGCTGTacttagatatatatatattagaatgaGTGAATGTTGAAATTGTATTTGAGCGTGTGGTTGATCGATGAGCATAGGAGCGGGGGATAGGTCCGTTTGTTGTACTTAGTAAAGTCTAAGACTATCGACTGTTCAAGATAGCGACTCCCTTTGGCCTTGTGTGCGAAAAGGGGGTGCTCGAGTATCGAGTCTTCTATGTATGGGGGTGATGGTGTTTGCCTTGTTGTGACAGGGAAACATGTTCCTTAGTCAGGTAGGAGGGACTACAGGGGACCTGTGGGGAGGCCACAGGTTTGAGGTAGGGTACAAAAGTGTGATTAATTCTTTTCACTATGGAGTTATGGTATTGTGGAGGCTCATGGTGTGATTCATGAAGGGTTCATGATGAGGTTAGTTTTGATGGAGGTACTTGTGAGGTTGATTATGTTTGTGATATGGAAACAATTATGTGAGTAAGGATAACACTGTAAATGAATGATTGTTATTAAGTTGTGTTTACTTgtcatatacatattttattgttattggtCGTGTTATAGTAGCTTATCCATATTCGTTTGTGCTTGtgattgtgtgtgtgttttgcGACGATCGTGTGACCCTTAATTATACGGGAGCAGGGGATGTAGCAGATACTCCAGATGCTTGATAGAGACGTGAGAGTGGGGAGCAGCTTTTCATTTAAAGTTTTGGGTTATCAAATTTCAGAAAATAATGTATTAAGTTTATttcttgatttattttgttaattttagaattttgtaattaaattatatttttggtgAAGTTAGAACTTTAATTAACTTCAACAAGATTTAaatgtcaaaatttttaattgacaCCGCGAGGATTTTGAAACATcttactataaaaataaaaatatggtttGTGACACCCTAAATTCGGATTTAAAGCACTTACTTATATAAGTGTGCAAGTTAAAATCCtagattatatataaatataaaatagtagcTTTTATTTTACTCAATCATAAATGAATGGTTTTGGAGATTCgaatgcaaaaaaaaaacaagtaacGTGATCAAATatcctattttaatttaatagaaacGGAAAAACACATtctatttaaatagaaaaattatagaaattttaaaagtagaatatttatgtttgaagttatattataaaatgGAAGGTTGGTAGGCACCAACTCATGAGTTCTAGAACATGTCAAACTTGTTATAGTGGGTTAGATTTCAATtagaaaaatttataagttgaatatttaattaaattgaaaccaaataaattataattactgatttttaattaaaatatttaagttagcATTTTTGTTCAACACTGCTAATATTTCTAACAGTTTTTCTTAACCACTGCCAATAAATGtcatacttttctctttcaaattcAGTTAAAAATTCCCATTCATGTAAAAGTTAcaataacattttattgtttttaagttaattaaagtGCAACaaggtaaattttattttcaatttaattggAAATCAGGTGTCAAATATATTAGcatgatatttaataaaagcAAACTACAAAGTTTATTTGTGtgtgatgaaaataaaaatcttacttatgaaattaaaaataccGTGTGTTTTAATGTGTTgtttataacaatatatatataaagtcatAATATCTTTTGATGAACACATATTGTATTTTCcttcttaaatatatttgaataaatataaaagaaatgcatatttaatatttttattttacttttaattatattgtaaaattaaaaaataaattatccaaatattaaaaataattatcgtAAAAccacttatttttttatgtaatcattgtcattaatattttttttaaaatatatggaaGCATGAGTAAATCATAGGACTGCGATGAAAAATAGAAACACctattaaatattgttaaaatattttgattcaaaatGGGTTTTGAAAGTTTatacatactttttttttgctattataagtattatttttatgtcatGTTAAAAGTAGATCATTTAATTGCTCATTTTAACTGTTTActatttctttaactttttcatacattgaaatttctaatatatataattgtctTCAATTCGTTAAATTTCTAAGTAATGgcatgttttaatttttttaaaattaaaaaagtcaaATGACATTGTTTTGTATATAGTAACAAAATAATGttgtttttctatatattttttacacgTCATCATCCTACTGGAAATTTAATAAATGGGTAAAATAATAGTTGAGttgcaaaatatataattaattaagtttaaataaataaaaaagatgtctatatttttttaaatttgaaatacaaTCCATGactcttataaaatattaaaattggatgaaataaataataagatcaTTAACTTATTATAACTATTAAACACAAAAGTATCTGAAAAGTACAAATAAGAAACATgatctaaaatgaaaaataattttgaattatacgAGGGTATAAGTGTGAGggtaaatgaaagaaatataacaattaaaaattaaaaattgattttggatgATGTAAAAGTAGCTCCATTTACTTAAATTCCAAAATATTAGGGTttactacaaaataaataagagtGAAATGATAATATCATAGAGaaacatttttattgaattatattacgtatatatatattttttctttctaatatatatttttagatgaCTTTCACCAGTACTTATCATCAATGTGctaaataattgtaatttagtgTTTGTAAGTTTTCCTACGTTTTTTTTACTGTACATGAACTAGGCCCTTGAGGCTAAAAGAGCCCAATTAGACTTCAATGTGAATGGGCCTAAAGCATGTAAATACGCTAATTGGGCCTAAAAGAGCCCAATTAGCGTATTCTACATTATTAGTGTTCTAAACTGCTATCGAAATGatggaagagaaaaaaaaaaatcacatgcCATCTTCAGTTTCTCTGTAATCCTTCGAAACAATAAGATgagataattgatatttttctaaattttttttaattttttaaccgtaatttttaaaattttctatttagctgttattttctaaattttaagataacattaaatatatatatatatatatatatatatatatatatattatttatagtttttatctTTCACCTAGTTTTTAATTAGAGATAAAAGAggtaagaaaaaataaatataaatattttattaaagtaaaaaatattattacatgtttttaatttctcaaaaaGAAATCTCAAACTACATCTAAAATCAAACGGAAAAAATAATACTGAAAGTCAATTTAACGACACATTCTCAAGCACATCTTTAAAGCCATTAATCTTTTATACGTTAACATTTATTAAAGGTTACGAAATTAAATAGTCATTAAACGAGAGTGAAGAGGCATTGAAATTTGTGGTTTTCATAAATGGCAGCATTCATAATTTTATGTAGAAGAAtgtacttttaaatatataagaaagaaatcattaaatatttttgataaaaaatattttgaattaatatataAGCAATGTAATATACCGTGTTCAATTCTAAATTAACATACAcaataatattgttaatttttataataattatttaaaaattatatataattatttttaattaaaatgaaaaattaaatttttgagtcATTTTGATCCTATACCTATATCTacatattttatgaataattttttaagcgATAGAactaagaaaacataaaaataatatagttgtaatatataattctaaaaatatactATACCAAAAATTCGCTTACTTTTCTTACAAGTGGCGCtgtttatatttgtatatgCCACGGTTTTTGACCgagtttattttcttcattgactttatttttctaagtatcaaacattttatttgagtttaattttcatgcaactttttttatatttttttaattatataatctgaaataATTCTGACAAATATTAATCCCAACAAGCAACGAGTCGAATATCTTAATTTCGTCAATTGTTAGGTAATTTCCTGACACAGAGGCAATTGGATTTGGAGTGTCCTAGATTCGCTTCCTGGTTTGGTTCGTACTATTGTACTTGCTTTTACTTTCCATGGTTTCGGAGTTCTAATCAGATAATGTGCAACGGAACCACTTCGTGGGTTCAGAAGCAAAGGGTGTCTGTGAGTTTTTGTGAATTCCGAAGAGAGAGTAAGAAGAGTGTGCATGAGCATGAGTAGTGGAAGCAGCTGGTGGTGTGGTTTGAGGCCTGCTTCCTTCAACATGGCAACCGAGTTTTCTGCTAGAGGAAACACTTCTGGAGGCATTTTTGGCTCCTCTGCTAAGCCTAGATCACTCAGGGTTCAGTCTTCCGGTTTGTTTCTCTTCTGTTGTTCATGCCTTTTCATGTTCTTATTCATTCTCAGCATCTCTTTTTAATGCATAGCAAAAACATGTTTCTTATTGTGGTCGATTTGTTGACTTGTTAACAATTGTTTGCTAATACACTAACACGAAATTTCATTCAAATGTTATGGAATTTCCTCAGTTAGAGTTTATTGTAGGACAATACTTAGATGCATAGGTGGTGTTCTTGTTTGTTGTTCTATTTTCAGAATTAGAGTTTGCCATTGGTAGCATGCGTCTTTTTAGAATTGAAGTTCGGCTCTGGCGAATACGTCCATGGTAAGGTGAAGTCGGGCAAGTAGTCGGTGATAGATAAGTAGATGAATCATAGGAGGTAGAGAGGAAGAGATACTGTGACCATGTACTCAGAGAATAGGAAAACCGTTATAGGGGAGATGAAAAACCATAATCCCATCAGTAAGAGGCTTTTCAGAATGATACCAAAAATAAATCCGActcaaagcggacaatatcaaCTTGGAGATTTATGTGTGTGTCATTCCTTCCTACAATTGGTATAGTCTACTTTGACCTTTGATACAAACCTTGTTATGTGAAATTTCAATTCTAATTAGAGAACAACACAAGGAACATCTAACGAATTGTAtctaattttgttcttttattgcATCATCCTTTACAAACTGCATTTTATTTTGTCAATTGTTGATAGATCTTAATTCCACATCCATAATGTGAATGATATGAATGTGGTTGAGTTTCTCGACTATTACTAAGCAAAACCACGTTGCAGATGAAGATGTTGAGGATCTTCTCGCCAATAATATTTCGGGCAAACCTTCTGGAACTGTTCTTCCCTATGTTGGTGTTGCTTGCCTTGGAGCAATGTTATTTGGGTATCATCTTGGGTacgaatttcattttcatttgatATAGAGATCAATTAACGTATAATGCAGGATATCATATTCTGTGTATAGCAATCTTAAAGATGAATTTTAACACGGATAAgaattctttattattatttttttaacggATGATTTTTAACTTATGCTAAAACTTTGTTTATCGAGAAGTTTGGCTaactttttccttcttattttcttctttgaaaAGGGTTTATAGATAGGTTTATCCTAACAGTTCCTTAGCGAATGACTTTAGCCACATTTTCTTGTCTTAAGTTATCAACAGTAGGAAACACACTGGAGTTCTGTGATGAACTTTCCTTGTTATAGTACTAATTGACAGTACCCTTTTTGGTATAGGGTAGTAAATGGTTCTCTTGAGTACCTTGCCAAGGATCTTGGAATCATCCAAAACACTGTTCTACAAGGTACACCTTTTTTTCCTTAATTGTAGTTGCAAATTTGTTTACACTGTTTGATTCATATtatcagaaaaagaaattacagaTTCTAAAGCATATACTCTTGCTCTTTAGCTTTTTAATTTGTTAGGCATATTTTCAGCATATATTCAAACATGGTTTTTTGTACTTGTTAATTTTGCTTTTATATTTATCATGAGAAAACTTCAGCTTATCTCTAAATTCTAATTTGACTTGAATATGAACATTAATTATTCTCTCATAATTTTGATTGGAACTAATCCATGAGCAGGATGGATTGTGAGTGCACTGCTTGCTGGTGCTACTGTTGGTTCATTTACTGGTGGAACATTGGCTGACAAATTTGGCCGGACTAGGACTTTTCAGTTGGATGCAATCCCTCTGGCAATTGGAGGGTTTCTTTGGTCAGTCAATTGCTCTTGGGTATAAGGTTTGatcttttatgtattttttagaTTGATGAGTTAAATTATGCTACATTTACAGTGCTGCTGCTCAGACTGTTCAAACAATGATCATTGGTCGCTTGTTAGCCGGTATAGGAATCGGTGTAGCATCTGCAATTGTACCACTTTACATATCTGAGGTGATACCcttataaacaattttaaccTGTGATCATATGTACATATTTTCTATGGATCACGTGGTGATTCCTGCAAATGGACAGATTTCTCCAACCGATATTCGAGGTGCACTTGGATCTGTTAATCAACTTTTTATATGTATTGGGATTCTTGCAGCACTGCTGGCTGGTTTGCCTCTGGAGGGAAATCCTAGATGGTATTGACTGTTTGAGTTGTTTCATTCTACCATCTTATCAGATCTTATCAGTTGTCAGCTGTTATTTCTTGAGCTTATTTTCCACAGAGCATGTATATTAGTGACGTAAATGACTATATTCAGTGTGAATTTTAGAAGTGAAATCCACATATTATTAGCATTCCATGAGAAAGAAAGTGGAGCTTTGTCCTAGAAGATAATTTTGCAAAGTAATTCCTTTCACTAGTAGTATTCCTAGAGAGTTTTGAAGCATGGCCATTATCGAGTATCATGGTTTTTACTTGGAAGATCTGGAatcatttgtttgtttgttagtGAAATGTGTGTTCATTAACATACACCCTCTTCTCCCTCGTTTAATTATCAGGTGGCGGACAATGTTTGGAATTACTGTAGTTCCATCTTTTCTCTTAGCGCTTGGAATGGCTATTTCTCCAGAAAGTCCTCGCTGGCTTTTTCAGGTTATCTGGCAATTTTATACATTCTCTTATAGCAGAACAACACATTTACAAGACAAGCAGCTTGAATTGCTGCTCTaagtttcttttcttatataagATTACTACTTTTAGACACATCAATAACACCCTGTTAAATATACCTTGGATTATAGTCTCCTATGGTGTAAACTTTTCAAACTAACCATCAACATGTTCAAAGGAAGGAACTTATGTTATGTTTTAAATGTCTAAAGACACTATCGGGATCCTTAAAGCTTTTAAATGGGTTAATTTTTACAGTTATGGTGGTCATGTATAATCTTAATATCAAAGATGATGTCTAGTTTTTTGCGAAGTTTGTCATTAATAGTTTAGTGAAATTGCTGTAATtttcttgtatatatttttgataaaattacATCTGTTACCTTGTAGCAAGGAAAAATATTGGAAGCTGAAAAGGCTGT
This sequence is a window from Vigna angularis cultivar LongXiaoDou No.4 chromosome 2, ASM1680809v1, whole genome shotgun sequence. Protein-coding genes within it:
- the LOC108321643 gene encoding plastidic glucose transporter 4, producing the protein MSMSSGSSWWCGLRPASFNMATEFSARGNTSGGIFGSSAKPRSLRVQSSDEDVEDLLANNISGKPSGTVLPYVGVACLGAMLFGYHLGVVNGSLEYLAKDLGIIQNTVLQGWIVSALLAGATVGSFTGGTLADKFGRTRTFQLDAIPLAIGGFLCAAAQTVQTMIIGRLLAGIGIGVASAIVPLYISEISPTDIRGALGSVNQLFICIGILAALLAGLPLEGNPRWWRTMFGITVVPSFLLALGMAISPESPRWLFQQGKILEAEKAVKTLYGKERVALVMQDLTAASEGSSEQEAGWFDLFSSRYWKVVSVGATLFLLQQLSGINAVVYYSTAVFRSAGISSDVAASALVGASNVFGTMVASSLMDKQGRKSLLIISFSGMGASMLLLFVSFTWKVLAPYSGTLAVLGTVFYVLSFSLGAGPVPALLLPEIFASRIRAKAISLSLGTHWISNFVIGLYFLSVVDKFGISTVYLGFATVCLVTVLYIARNVVETKGRSLEEIELALSPST